In Clupea harengus chromosome 25, Ch_v2.0.2, whole genome shotgun sequence, one genomic interval encodes:
- the LOC116219480 gene encoding NACHT, LRR and PYD domains-containing protein 1 homolog, protein MFKLQTCSNQPIEEEPTVELTDSDDGDGEDPEEAASGFSPEAQDGKIVAQGGSHVSAPTVTHSTVQGNISINNHYHDHISKINEYKMSICSTYKKVKEYNSGPGENVLLADRYTELLIVERNRKQREREEEIRCRGEHHQQVLKTRASEAYSIITIDQLFKPDDGGDVPKAVILQGHSGHGKSFTAQKVMYDWASGKVFKDLSHLVLHLKCKELNEISEAHSLVDLLSYCPSFTSETAEVLKDSKMKVLFLIDGFDELKFSFEKTSTVPIKDPLTKAPVEATLGALLKGTLLPKCFLLVTTRSTASDKLSKLLSDSQRFTDILGFTKEGVQEYFQRFFKEELQAKKAFDCVRTNETLYTACFIPVICWITCTVFMEQQEEGMDITKDLETTTSIFVHFVSILLKHHCQGLSQPETLLRSLGQLAERGLQEHQVLFDEKSLSEAFPDPSQATKYNPFLCKFLLRRKVKQERMYSFMHLSFQEFFAACQYLMLENEEEALNKLQEMFRNVEHFKAVVQFLFGLSNRDIYPHLKKQSWAFIKAYLQEWLLRVLEKHRMNQEDMLHILHCLYELHEEEFVRRAMGVWGEVKFGYNPLTRTDCWVLLYCLQCCLTIRSLKLHEGNNITAEKLRMLQPALSRCEELGLTAENLSDVDVVDLISALGEGKILTELSVVYSSLSSESVEQVLSALSRQKSVGEVHLSGTTITVTTATLCLDFIQNTETCRHLKLHMESLSDADVVDLISALGEGRILTGLSMEESSLSPESVEQALSALSRQKSVDNVYLSVTTITGTTAALCLDFIQNIETCRHLRLEDNSSPPSFLYVIKDSRGLRVAKSSLSPESVEQVLSVLSRRKCVGEVHLSVTTITGTTAALCFDFIQNTETCRHLSLTVENLSDADVVDLISALGEGKILTYLSSLSPESVEQVLSAISRQKSVDNVYLSVTTITGTTAVLCLDFIQNTETCRHLTLELISWSPSFLSVKKDSSGLSLTVENLSDADVVDLISALGEGKILTYLSVEKSRLSPDSVEQFLSASSGLMSVDDIYLSVTTITGTTAALCLDFIQNTEKCHHLTITVERLSDDDVVDLISGLGEGEILTEPRTESSFYQV, encoded by the exons ATGTTCAAACTGCAAACCTGTTCAAATCAACCCATTGAGGAAGAACCCACTGTCGAGTTAACCGACTCAGATGATGGTGACG GAGAGGACCCAGAAGAGGCTGCAAGTGGCTTCTCTCCTGAAGCTCAGGATGGGAAAATTGTAGCTCAGGGTGGAAGCCATGTCTCAGCTCCAACTGTGACACACAGTACTGTTCAGGGAAACATCAGCATCAACAATCATTATCATG ACCATATctcaaaaataaatgaatacaagatGTCCATCTGCTCCACATATAAAAAAGTGAAGGAGTATAACTCTGGACCTGGTGAGAATGTGCTTCTGGCTGACCGCTACACTGAGCTGCTGATCgttgagagaaacagaaagcagagagaaagagaggaggagatccgTTGTAGAGGAGAACATCACCAGCAGGTCTTAAAAACCAGGGCCAGTGAAGCGTACAGCATAATCACCATTGACCAGTTGTTCAAACCCGATGACGGTGGAGATGTTCCTAAGGCAGTCATTCTGCAGGGCCACTCTGGACATGGCAAATCCTTCACTGCTCAGAAGGTCATGTACGACTGGGCCTCAGGAAAAGTATTCAAAGACCTGTCCCACCTTGTTCTTCACCTTAAATGCAAAGAGCTTAATGAAATATCAGAGGCACACAGTCTGGTGGATCTCCTGAGCTACTGTCCAAGCTTCACCAgtgagacagcagaggtgctgaaGGACTCAAAAATGAAAGTGCTCTTCCTCATTGATGGCTTTGATGAGCTCAAGTTCTCATTTGAGAAAACTAGCACGGTGCCAATTAAAGACCCTCTCACAAAAGCTCCTGTTGAGGCCACTCTGGGTGCTCTGCTGAAGGGGACTCTCCTGCCTAAGTGCTTCTTACTGGTCACCACCAGGTCCACTGCTTCAGACAAACTGAGCAAGCTGCTCAGTGATTCTCAGCGTTTCACTGACATCCTAGGCTTCACTAAGGAGGGGGTGCAGGAGTACTTCCAGAGGTTTTTCAAAGAAGAACTGCAAGCAAAGAAAGCATTCGACTGTGTGAGGACCAACGAGACTTTGTACACTGCTTGCTTCATCCCCGTCATCTGCTGGATCACCTGCACAGTTTTCATGGAGCAACAAGAAGAAGGCATGGACATCACTAAGGATCTAGAAACAACCACCTCTATATTTGTGCACTTTGTGTCCATTCTGCTGAAGCATCACTGCCAGGGTTTGAGTCAGCCTGAAACACTGCTGAGGAGCCTGGGCcagctggcagagagagggttACAGGAACATCAGGTTCTATTTGATGAGAAGAGTTTGTCTGAGGCTTTCCCTGATCCATCACAAGCAACCAAATACAATCCTTTCCTCTGCAAATTCTTGCTAAGGAGAAAAGTCAAACAGGAAAGAATGTACAGTTTCATGCATTTGAGCTTCCAGGAGTTCTTCGCTGCTTGCCAGTACCTGATGttggagaatgaggaagaggcaCTTAACAAACTTCAGGAGATGTTTAGAAACGTCGAACATTTTAAAGCTGTTGTTCAATTCCTTTTTGGGCTTTCAAACAGAGACATTTACCCACACCTGAAAAAGCAGTCCTGGGCATTCATAAAAGCTTATCTGCAGGAGTGGCTTCTGAGAGTTTTGGAAAAGCACAGAATGAATCAAGAAGATATGCTGCATATACTTCATTGCCTCTATGAGCTCCATGAGGAGGAGTTTGTAAGGAGAGCCATGGGAGTCTGGGGTGAGGTGAAGTTTGGCTACAATCCCCTGACGAGGACAGACTGCTGGGTGCTGCTGTACTGCCTGCAGTGTTGCCTGACCATCAGAAGCCTGAAGCTCCATGAGGGCAACAACATAACAGCAGAGAAGCTGAGGATGCTGCAGCCTGCACTGAGCAGGTGTGAGGAgctggg gttAACTGCGGAGAACCTGTcagatgttgatgttgttgacctgatctcagctctgggggaggggaagatCCTGACTGAACTGAg TGTGGTATACAGCAGCCTCTCATctgagagtgtggagcaggtccTCAGTGCTCTCTCCAGGCAAAAGTCTGTGGGTGAAGTCCATTTGTCTGGGACGACCATCACTGTCACCACTGCAACCCTGTGCTTGGacttcattcagaacacagagacgtgcCGTCACCTGAA GTTACATATGGAGAGCctgtcagatgctgatgttgttgacctgatctcagctctgggAGAGGGAAGAATCCTGACTGGACTGAg CATGGAAGAGAGCAGCctctcacctgagagtgtggagcaggCCCTCAGTGCTCTCTCCAGGCAAAAGTCTGTGGATAacgtctatctgtctgtgacaACCATCACTGGCACCACTGCAGCCCTGTGTTTGGACTTCATTCAAAATATAGAGACGTGCCGTCACCTGAG GCTTGAGGATAATTCAAGTCCACCATCCTTTCTCTATGTGATAAAGGACTCCAGAGGCCTCAG AGTGGCAAAGAGCAGCCTTTCACctgagagtgtggagcaggtccTCAGTGTTCTCTCCAGGCGAAAGTGTGTGGGTGAAGTCCATCTGTCTGTAACAACCATCACTGGCACCACCGCAGCCCTGTGCTTCGACTTtattcagaacacagagacgtgcCGTCACCTGAG ttTAACTGTGGAGAACctgtcagatgctgatgttgttgacctgatctcagctctgggggAGGGAAAGATCCTGACTTATCTGAg CAGCctctcacctgagagtgtggagcaggtccTCAGCGCTATCTCCAGGCAAAAGTCTGTGGATAacgtctatctgtctgtgacgACCATCACTGGAACCACCGCAGTCCTGTGCTTGGacttcattcagaacacagagacgtgcCGCCACCTGAC GCTTGAGCTTATTTCATGGTCaccatcctttctctctgtgaaaaAAGACTCCAGTGGCCTCAG ttTAACTGTGGAGAACctgtcagatgctgatgttgttgacctgatctcagctctgggAGAGGGAAAGATCCTGACTTATCTGAg CGTGGAAAAGAGCCGCCTCTCACCTGATAGTGTGGAGCAGTTCCTCAGTGCTTCCTCGGGACTAATGTCTGTG